The following are encoded in a window of Heterodontus francisci isolate sHetFra1 chromosome 2, sHetFra1.hap1, whole genome shotgun sequence genomic DNA:
- the bag1 gene encoding BAG family molecular chaperone regulator 1, producing the protein MAGDTVGLILMHGSSKHKIEISAEQEGCEPTLQDMATVIAQVTGVPQQLQKLIFKGKSLKEMEQPLSVLGVKNGCKIMMIGKKNSPEEEAELKKLKELETSTDQLSHKLEEINAELTGIQKGFLAQDLQSAALSKLEKKVKSTSEQCMKFLEQIDAMSLPDDFNDCRHRRKGLVKNIQTYLAQCDVIETNISQELEKLQSKNLALAD; encoded by the exons ATGGCTGGCGACACGGTGGGACTCATACTGATGCACG gcagttcaaaaCACAAGATTGAAATTTCTGCAGAACAGGAAGGCTGTGAGCCTACATTGCAGGACATGGCAACAGTTATTGCTCAAGTTACTGGGGTACCCCAGCAACTACAGAAATTAATCTTTAAAG GTAAATCTCTGAAAGAGATGGAACAACCGTTGTCCGTTCTTGGTGTTAAAAATGGCTGTAAAATAATGATGATTGGTAAAAAG AACAGTCCTGAGGAGGAAGCTGAATTAAAGAAGTTAAAGGAACTGGAAACATCTACAGACCAGTTATCTCATAAACTGGAAGAAATTAATGCAGAGCTGACAGGCATTCAGAAa GGGTTCCTAGCCCAGGATCTTCAATCTGCTGCATTAAGCAAGTTAGAAAAGAAAGTGAAGAGCACATCTGAACAGTGTATGAAGTTCCTTGAACAGATTGATGCTATG AGTTTGCCTGATGACTTTAATGACTGCAGACATAGGAGGAAAGGTCTAGTAAAGAACATACAG ACTTATTTGGCTCAGTGTGACGTCATTGAAACAAATATCTCACAGGAACTAGAAAAACTTCAATCAAAGAACCTCGCTCTTGCTGACTGa